From the genome of Halorussus caseinilyticus, one region includes:
- a CDS encoding V-type ATP synthase subunit D translates to MAKDVKPTRKNLMQIEDRIELSERGHDTLEKKRDGLIMEFMDILDQAQDVRSGLEENYETAQQKINMARAMEGDVAVRGAAAALKEHPEITTESKNIMGVVVPQIESSKVRKGLDERGYGVLGTSARIDEAAEAYEELLESIILAAEVETAMKKMLTEIETTKRRVNALEFKLLPELKENQEYIEQKLEEQEREEIFRLKKIKAKKEQEAKEEREAAEAAAAEGEEVVTAD, encoded by the coding sequence ATGGCCAAGGACGTTAAGCCCACTCGGAAGAACTTGATGCAAATCGAGGACCGCATCGAACTCTCCGAGCGGGGCCACGACACGCTGGAGAAGAAGCGTGACGGTCTCATCATGGAGTTCATGGACATCCTCGACCAAGCCCAAGACGTACGCTCGGGTCTCGAGGAGAACTACGAGACTGCCCAGCAGAAGATAAACATGGCTCGCGCGATGGAGGGCGACGTGGCGGTCCGCGGTGCGGCGGCCGCGTTGAAAGAACACCCCGAAATCACCACCGAGTCCAAGAACATCATGGGCGTCGTCGTCCCCCAAATCGAGTCCAGCAAGGTACGGAAAGGGCTGGACGAGCGCGGGTACGGCGTCCTCGGAACCAGCGCGCGAATCGACGAGGCCGCGGAAGCCTACGAGGAACTTCTAGAGAGCATCATCCTCGCCGCGGAAGTCGAAACCGCGATGAAGAAGATGCTGACCGAAATCGAGACCACCAAGCGCCGCGTCAACGCGCTGGAGTTCAAGCTTCTGCCCGAACTCAAGGAGAATCAGGAGTACATCGAGCAGAAACTCGAAGAGCAGGAGCGCGAGGAAATCTTCCGCCTGAAGAAAATCAAGGCCAAGAAAGAGCAGGAAGCCAAAGAAGAGCGCGAGGCCGCGGAAGCCGCCGCCGCGGAAGGCGAGGAAGTCGTCACCGCAGACTGA
- a CDS encoding DUF6276 family protein produces the protein MTCPDCGNERVAFRVPDDLREYLPEDTDYAAICTRCLRLDPSESSAGVSSADETPDFAAISDSFPDGETGAAMALAVGLLDSLALYRSEISALLERVERGGTDPLLVLDRLTTDPGVEPAFDLSRRRTQAEQLLYG, from the coding sequence ATGACCTGTCCCGACTGCGGTAACGAGCGGGTGGCGTTCCGGGTTCCGGACGACCTGCGCGAGTACCTGCCAGAGGACACCGACTACGCCGCGATTTGCACCCGCTGTCTCCGACTCGACCCGTCGGAGTCGTCCGCGGGCGTCTCGTCGGCCGACGAGACGCCCGACTTCGCGGCGATTTCCGACTCGTTCCCCGACGGCGAGACGGGCGCGGCGATGGCGCTCGCGGTCGGACTGCTCGACTCGCTGGCGCTCTACCGGTCCGAGATTTCGGCCCTGCTCGAACGGGTCGAGCGCGGGGGCACCGACCCACTGCTGGTGTTGGACCGACTGACGACCGACCCCGGAGTCGAACCCGCGTTCGACCTCTCCCGGCGGCGGACGCAGGCCGAGCAACTGCTGTACGGGTAG
- a CDS encoding DUF6684 family protein: MPHPVFNRETLLDISVNIVPLFILAFFIAVLLLTSPWPSSLFVTAIALGLHLVPLILLAVLTYVAAYYI, encoded by the coding sequence ATGCCACACCCAGTGTTCAACCGCGAGACGCTTCTGGACATCTCGGTGAACATCGTCCCGCTGTTCATCCTCGCGTTCTTCATCGCGGTGCTTCTGCTCACCTCGCCGTGGCCGTCGTCGCTGTTCGTGACGGCGATTGCGCTCGGTCTCCACCTCGTCCCGCTAATCCTGCTGGCGGTCCTGACCTACGTCGCGGCCTACTACATCTGA
- a CDS encoding TRAM domain-containing protein, giving the protein MSDCPLADDCPSFQERIEGMGCQHYGDRGGAEWCQHYNQPISDLKTAPVQPGEEVIVDVEDIHESGAGVGRTDDGFIVLVDGVLPDARAKVKITNVHSNHAQGEEVERLPDDEDATETDPADERSGDPAADDDADESDDDGPSRPQLGSRDNFWGS; this is encoded by the coding sequence ATGTCGGACTGTCCACTCGCCGACGACTGCCCGAGTTTTCAGGAGCGCATCGAGGGAATGGGTTGCCAACACTACGGCGACCGCGGCGGCGCGGAGTGGTGCCAGCACTACAACCAGCCGATTTCGGACCTCAAGACCGCTCCCGTCCAACCGGGTGAGGAAGTAATCGTAGATGTCGAGGACATCCACGAGAGCGGTGCCGGTGTCGGTCGAACCGACGACGGATTCATCGTCCTCGTGGACGGCGTCCTGCCCGACGCTCGCGCGAAGGTCAAGATTACCAACGTCCACAGCAACCACGCGCAGGGCGAGGAAGTCGAACGCCTGCCCGACGACGAAGACGCGACCGAGACCGACCCCGCCGACGAGCGAAGCGGTGACCCCGCCGCCGACGACGACGCGGACGAGTCGGACGACGACGGCCCGTCGCGGCCGCAACTCGGAAGCCGCGACAACTTCTGGGGTAGCTAA
- a CDS encoding Tfx family DNA-binding protein, translating to MSDEYDVDDILDRAGFDAETSVLTRRQAEVLALRERGVAQATIAESLGTSRANVSSVESSARENVRKARETVAFAEALRAPVRVVVTGGTDLYDVPSRVYDACDEAGVKVNHAAPELMKRVSDEAGDAVEGREVNEDLLIGVTTDGEVTVRKSREVSRET from the coding sequence GTGAGCGACGAGTACGACGTAGACGACATCTTGGACCGCGCGGGGTTCGACGCCGAGACCAGCGTCCTGACCCGCCGACAGGCCGAGGTGCTGGCCCTGCGCGAGCGAGGAGTCGCGCAAGCGACCATCGCCGAGTCGCTCGGCACCTCGCGCGCGAACGTCTCCAGCGTCGAGTCCAGTGCCCGCGAGAACGTCCGGAAGGCCCGCGAGACGGTGGCCTTCGCCGAGGCGTTGCGCGCGCCGGTCCGGGTGGTCGTGACCGGAGGGACCGACCTCTACGACGTTCCCTCCCGGGTCTACGACGCCTGCGACGAGGCCGGGGTGAAGGTCAACCACGCCGCGCCGGAACTGATGAAGCGCGTGAGCGACGAGGCCGGAGACGCCGTGGAGGGCCGGGAAGTGAACGAGGACCTGCTCATCGGCGTAACCACCGACGGCGAGGTGACGGTCCGCAAGTCTCGGGAAGTGAGCCGAGAGACGTGA
- a CDS encoding SDR family oxidoreductase, protein MDLGLTGNSALVTASSSGLGRASAKALAAEGANVAICARGEEQLADAEEEIDAAGDGDVVAVPTDITDPDEIEALVDATVSEFGGLDHLVTSAGGPPGGPFLDTTERDWYEAYDLLVMSAVWLTKAAHPHLAESDAGTVVNVTSTSVREAIDGLVLSNAVRRGVVGLMKTQAREFAPEVRVNAVLPGAHETPRIQELVEAAVERGEYDTYDEGLAAWADDIPLNRVGDPRELGDAVAFLSSERASFVNGAAVPVDGGRLRS, encoded by the coding sequence ATGGACCTCGGATTAACGGGTAACTCCGCACTGGTAACGGCGAGTTCGAGCGGTCTGGGCCGCGCCTCTGCGAAGGCGCTCGCGGCGGAAGGCGCGAACGTCGCCATCTGCGCCCGCGGCGAGGAGCAACTGGCCGACGCCGAGGAGGAAATCGACGCGGCGGGCGACGGCGACGTGGTGGCCGTGCCGACCGACATCACCGACCCCGACGAAATCGAGGCGCTGGTGGACGCCACCGTCTCCGAGTTCGGGGGACTCGACCACCTCGTCACCTCCGCTGGCGGCCCGCCGGGCGGTCCGTTCCTCGACACCACCGAACGCGACTGGTACGAGGCCTACGACCTTCTCGTGATGAGCGCGGTCTGGTTGACGAAGGCCGCCCACCCCCACCTCGCGGAGAGTGACGCTGGCACCGTCGTCAACGTCACGTCCACCAGCGTCCGGGAGGCCATCGACGGACTCGTCCTCTCGAACGCGGTCCGGCGCGGCGTCGTCGGTCTGATGAAGACCCAAGCCCGCGAGTTCGCTCCCGAAGTCCGAGTCAACGCGGTCCTTCCGGGCGCGCACGAGACGCCTCGGATTCAGGAACTCGTGGAGGCCGCGGTCGAACGCGGCGAGTACGACACCTACGACGAGGGACTGGCGGCGTGGGCCGACGACATCCCGCTGAATCGGGTGGGCGACCCCCGCGAACTCGGCGACGCCGTGGCGTTCCTCTCCAGCGAGCGCGCGAGTTTCGTCAACGGCGCGGCCGTGCCCGTGGACGGCGGCCGACTCCGAAGCTGA
- a CDS encoding adenine nucleotide alpha hydrolase → MGTVLSWSGGKDAAYALWKMRESDSSVRELLTTVSADTDRASMHGVRRGLYERQADAIGLPIRFVELPGDASNDEYEAVMADAMADYARRGVERVAFADLYLEDVRAYRESRLADAEIEGHWPVWGRDTETVAREFADAFAATVVAVDDDALDASFAGRRFDADFLADRPENVDPCGENGEFHTFVHDGPIFDRPVPVELGERVTKEVGHGDATIHYRDLLAAE, encoded by the coding sequence ATGGGGACGGTTCTCTCGTGGAGCGGCGGCAAGGACGCCGCGTACGCGCTCTGGAAGATGCGCGAGTCAGACAGTTCCGTCCGCGAACTCCTCACGACCGTCTCGGCCGACACCGACCGCGCCAGCATGCACGGCGTCCGCCGGGGTCTCTACGAGCGACAGGCCGACGCAATCGGTCTCCCGATTCGGTTCGTGGAACTCCCCGGAGACGCCTCGAACGACGAGTACGAGGCAGTCATGGCCGACGCGATGGCCGACTACGCGCGCCGCGGCGTCGAGCGAGTCGCCTTCGCCGACCTCTACCTCGAAGACGTGCGGGCCTACCGCGAGAGTCGCCTCGCGGACGCCGAAATCGAGGGCCACTGGCCCGTCTGGGGTCGAGACACCGAAACGGTCGCCCGAGAGTTCGCCGACGCGTTCGCGGCCACCGTGGTCGCAGTGGACGACGACGCGCTCGACGCCTCGTTCGCCGGTCGCCGGTTCGACGCCGATTTCCTCGCGGACCGCCCGGAGAACGTGGACCCCTGCGGCGAGAACGGGGAGTTCCACACCTTCGTCCACGACGGCCCGATTTTCGACCGGCCGGTCCCGGTCGAACTCGGCGAGCGAGTCACGAAGGAAGTCGGCCACGGCGACGCGACGATTCACTACCGCGACCTGCTCGCGGCAGAGTGA